From a region of the Nonlabens sp. Hel1_33_55 genome:
- a CDS encoding Eco57I restriction-modification methylase domain-containing protein, with the protein MALFQTSVIKSHLAQLDESIVDKAYKKFQKYFWNTTIQTNIRTANEEQYQATFLHELFVNILGYTLFPNPNSNLTTEFKNQTNARKADGAILKESNALAVIELKGMNTKDLESIRKQAFDYKNYQTGCVYIITSNFEKLRFYINDATEFEEFDLFTLSRKRFNLLYLCLHKDKLLQNAPLHIKQASIVEEEEITKAFYKDYSVFKRELYRDLVKRNSKTVKSKLTSSGSNSHAKHVEANIDTNEDLQRLEKNVKLTLFKKSQKLIDRFLFIFFAEDRSLLPSNFTNTIITDWKKLVDMHVDVTLYERFKLNFNFLDQGRAGKEGHDEIYAYNGGLFKPDSILDALDIDSELLYKHALKLSKYDFESQVDVNILGHIFENSLNEIESVNAEIEGGEFDKQTSKRKKDGVFYTPKYITKYIVDNTVGKLCEEKKRELKITDERFGNAKARSKKGISDLETYRNWLLELTICDPACGSGAFLNQALEFLIREHNYLDELSAKYHGGFAFPDIENTILENNIYGVDLNEESVEIAKLSLWLRTAQPRRKLNDLSSNIKCGNSLIDSKAVAGDKAFKWESAFAKVFSRGGFDVVIGNPPYVRQELFTDIKPYLKKHYNVFQGTADLYTYFFELSVDKLIKETGIYSIIVANKWMQANYAKPLRKWLSIKQIVEIVDFGDLNVFKDVAAYPCVITIKSGQPNNLFRVTQPESLDFADLNLLVEQTHFNVASKNLTEDSWSLVDKSISDLTNKLKALGTKLIDYVDSKIFYGVKTGYNEAFLISREEKEFILKQNSNSIELIKPFLAGRDVKRYAIDFNDTYLILIPNGWTDKHRRDLEPIAFMEKYHPEIITHLSKFKEKAKTRSDQGEYWWELRSCSYYDEFDKPKLLLPDISKRGNFALDLKEHYTLVNTAYIIGNADLYLLGILNSKLITFFTKASLQR; encoded by the coding sequence ATGGCATTATTCCAGACCTCTGTAATTAAATCACACCTAGCTCAACTTGACGAATCTATTGTTGATAAGGCCTATAAGAAATTCCAAAAATACTTTTGGAATACCACCATACAGACCAACATTAGAACGGCCAATGAGGAACAGTATCAGGCGACCTTCTTGCACGAGCTCTTTGTCAATATTTTAGGGTACACGCTCTTTCCTAATCCTAACTCAAACCTAACGACAGAGTTTAAAAACCAGACCAATGCCCGCAAGGCAGACGGCGCCATTCTAAAGGAAAGCAACGCACTGGCAGTGATTGAATTGAAGGGAATGAATACAAAGGATCTGGAGAGCATACGCAAGCAAGCTTTTGATTACAAGAACTACCAGACTGGCTGCGTATATATCATTACGTCCAACTTTGAGAAACTTCGCTTTTACATCAATGATGCAACAGAGTTTGAAGAGTTTGATTTGTTTACGCTTTCGCGAAAGCGGTTTAACCTACTGTACCTGTGCTTGCATAAAGACAAGTTGCTTCAAAACGCACCGCTCCACATCAAGCAGGCGTCCATCGTTGAGGAAGAAGAAATTACCAAAGCATTTTATAAAGATTATTCCGTTTTCAAACGCGAACTCTACAGAGATCTGGTCAAACGCAATTCCAAAACGGTCAAGTCAAAATTAACAAGTTCTGGTTCCAACAGTCATGCTAAGCATGTCGAAGCAAATATCGATACCAATGAAGACCTACAACGTCTAGAGAAAAACGTTAAACTCACACTCTTTAAGAAGTCCCAAAAGCTCATCGACCGCTTCCTATTCATCTTTTTTGCAGAGGATCGATCGCTATTGCCTTCTAACTTTACCAATACCATCATTACGGACTGGAAAAAGCTGGTAGACATGCATGTGGACGTCACGCTCTACGAGCGTTTCAAACTCAATTTCAACTTTCTTGATCAAGGTCGAGCGGGCAAGGAAGGCCACGATGAGATCTATGCTTATAACGGTGGGCTTTTTAAGCCCGACTCCATTCTGGATGCGCTGGATATTGATAGTGAGCTGTTGTACAAGCATGCCTTAAAGCTATCCAAATACGATTTTGAAAGCCAGGTAGACGTCAATATCCTAGGTCATATTTTTGAAAACTCCCTGAATGAGATTGAGAGCGTCAATGCAGAGATTGAGGGTGGCGAGTTTGACAAACAAACCAGCAAACGCAAGAAAGACGGTGTGTTCTATACGCCTAAATACATAACCAAATACATCGTGGACAACACGGTGGGCAAGCTGTGTGAAGAAAAGAAACGCGAACTCAAGATTACAGACGAGCGATTCGGCAACGCAAAGGCGCGCTCTAAAAAGGGAATCAGTGATCTGGAGACCTACCGCAACTGGCTGCTGGAACTCACCATCTGTGATCCTGCCTGTGGCTCTGGGGCCTTTCTCAACCAGGCGCTGGAGTTTCTCATACGCGAGCACAACTACCTGGATGAGCTGTCTGCAAAATACCACGGTGGTTTTGCCTTTCCAGATATCGAGAACACCATCCTAGAAAACAACATCTATGGCGTTGACCTCAATGAAGAAAGTGTAGAGATCGCAAAACTGTCGCTATGGTTGCGTACCGCACAGCCACGTCGCAAACTCAATGATTTAAGCAGCAACATCAAATGCGGGAACAGCTTGATCGATAGTAAAGCAGTTGCCGGTGATAAAGCCTTTAAATGGGAGTCCGCTTTCGCGAAAGTGTTTTCACGAGGAGGATTTGATGTCGTGATCGGGAATCCGCCTTATGTAAGGCAAGAACTTTTTACTGACATTAAGCCTTATTTGAAAAAGCATTACAATGTGTTTCAAGGAACAGCAGATCTTTATACTTACTTTTTTGAGTTGAGTGTGGATAAGCTTATTAAAGAAACTGGTATATATAGTATTATAGTCGCAAATAAATGGATGCAGGCTAACTATGCGAAACCTCTCAGAAAGTGGTTGAGTATAAAGCAAATAGTAGAAATTGTCGATTTTGGAGATCTAAATGTTTTTAAAGATGTAGCTGCTTACCCTTGTGTAATAACTATCAAATCTGGTCAACCTAATAACCTATTTAGGGTCACTCAACCTGAAAGCTTAGATTTTGCTGATTTGAATTTGTTAGTCGAGCAAACACACTTTAATGTTGCTAGTAAGAATTTGACCGAAGACTCATGGTCATTAGTAGATAAATCAATAAGTGATCTTACGAATAAGTTGAAAGCGCTTGGCACTAAACTTATCGATTATGTTGATTCCAAAATTTTTTACGGTGTAAAAACAGGATATAACGAGGCTTTTCTTATATCCAGAGAAGAGAAAGAATTTATATTAAAACAAAACTCAAATTCAATTGAATTAATAAAGCCATTTTTAGCTGGAAGGGATGTTAAGAGATATGCAATTGATTTTAACGATACATATTTGATATTAATTCCAAATGGATGGACAGATAAGCATCGTAGGGATTTAGAACCGATTGCGTTTATGGAGAAGTATCATCCAGAAATTATAACACACCTTTCAAAATTTAAAGAAAAAGCCAAAACCAGATCAGATCAAGGTGAATACTGGTGGGAGTTAAGATCATGTTCTTATTACGATGAATTTGACAAGCCAAAATTATTACTGCCCGATATTTCCAAGCGAGGTAATTTCGCTCTTGATTTGAAGGAACACTATACTCTTGTAAATAC